In Rhodanobacter humi, the genomic stretch GCTGGGCGCCACGCCACGTCTCGGCGCCGCCGCGTTGCGCGCGTCGGAGCCATTGCGCCCACTGATCGCCGATCTGCTCGCGCTGATGGAGGCGCGCTCGCCGCTGCGCGGCGAGCAGGGCCGCAGCGACGACTTCCGCATGCGCGTGGCCGCGCTGCATGCCTGGCGCGACCGCCGCGGCCACGGCGCCGATGGCGGTGCGCTGGCGGCGATCGAGCAGGCCAGCAAGGGCTGGCGTCGGCGCCTGGACGTGCGCAGCGCCGCCAGCGGCACGCCCGACAGCCACGCGGTGGGCGACCTTCTGCTGCACGCCTTCCCCGACCGCATCGCGCGCCGCGACGAAGCAAACCCGTTGCGCTACACGCTGGCGAATGGCCGAGGCGCACGCCTGCACGACAACACCGCGCTTTTGGGCGAGCCGTGGCTGGTGGCGCTGGATCTGCGTTTCGAGGCGCGCGACAGCCTGATCCTCGCCGCCGCACCGTTCGATCCGCGCGTGCTGGAACGCGACTACCCGCAGCGTTTCGTGCGCGAGCGCGTGCTGCGCTGGAACGAAGCGCGCGACGCGGTGGAAGCGTTCGAGGAACGCCGCTATGCCGCGATCGTGCTGGAACGCCGCAGCGTGCCGGTGCAGCCGGAAGACGCGCTGCCCGCGCTCCTCGCCGCGATCCGCAGCAAGGGGTTGGACGCGCTGCCGTGGAGCGAACACGCGCGTCGCCTGCGCCTGCGCATCCGGGCCTTGCGCGGCTGGATGCCCGAGCTTGGGCTGCCCGATGTTTCCGACGCGCAACTCCTCGCCACGCTGGACGACTGGCTGGCGCCGTATCTCGCCGGCAAGCGCCGACTCGATGCGCTGGATGCGGAGGAGCTTTCGCAGGCGCTGTCGGCATTGCTCGACCACGCGCAGCGGCAAGCCCTGGACGCGCAGGCGCCGGATGCGCTGACCGTGCCCAGCGGCCAGACGCGCCGGCTGGAATACGCGCCCGATGCGCCGCCGGTGCTGGCGGTGAAGTTGCAGGAACTGTTCGGCCTCGCGGACACTCCCCGCGTGGGCGCCGGCCGCGTACCGGTGACCTTGCACCTGCTTTCGCCCGCGGGCCGGCCGATCCAGGTGACACAGGATCTGAAAGGCTTCTGGGAGCGCACCTATCCCGAAGTGAAGAAGGAATTGAAGGGGCGTTACCCGCGCCACCCCTGGCCCGACGATCCGTGGAGCGCCACGCCCACGCATCGCGCGAAGCCGCGGGGAAGCTGAGTACAGTAAAAGCGCCGTTCGCGCTGAGCGTAGCTTGCGTTAGCAAGCGCAGTCGAAGCGCCGCCGTGACAGCCCTTCGAGTTCCTCGCTCCTCAGAACGTGGCCATCCGTGGCCACTCCCCGCGTCGGCCCTTGGGGCCTGCGCTCAGGGCGAACGGTGGTGGGCTTCCGGGAATCGTGTGGATCAGGCTGCTTGCAGGGAAGGGGGACTCACTCCAGCCGATACTCCAGCGTCGCCACCACGCGCACGGTCTTGTTGATCTGCTTGTCCGCCTGCAGCATCGGCGCCTTGTCGCGCGGCAGAATCTCGAACACGCCCTGGCTGGCGCGCTGGATGCCGCCCAGCCGGCTGCCCGCGTCGCGCGCGAACTGCTCTGCCGCGTCGCGCGCGTTCTTCGTGGCCGCGGCGATCATCGCGGGCTTCAGCGCGTTGATGCCGTCGAACAGGTAGGTGGGGCCGCCGTTGTTGCCGGGGTTCTCGCCGCCCAGCACCACGCCCGCGTCGACCAGCGCGCCGCTGGCCTGGTAGGCGGCGGCCACCTTGTCCACGTCGGCGCTGCGCAGCATCACCGTGCGCACGATGATGTAGCGGCTGGGATACTTGCCGTCGCCCCAGGTCTGCGCGGCGCGGTCGGTGACTTCGAGGTTGCGGAACGCGATGGCTTCCGGCCCCAGTCCCTGCCTGGTGAGAAACGCGGTGACCGCGGTGTCGTCCTGCTGGATCGCCGCCTGCACGGTGGCGAGCTGGTCGCCCGCGCGCACGAAGCGCAGCTGCCACAGCGCAAGGTCGGCCTTGACGTCGCGCTCGGCCAGCCCCTTCACGGTGACGATGCGCGCGTTGCGCCCGGC encodes the following:
- a CDS encoding SIMPL domain-containing protein; protein product: MKWIVSSLLLAIGLALGGWFTGHGFEAGRNARIVTVKGLAERDVKADLALWQLRFVRAGDQLATVQAAIQQDDTAVTAFLTRQGLGPEAIAFRNLEVTDRAAQTWGDGKYPSRYIIVRTVMLRSADVDKVAAAYQASGALVDAGVVLGGENPGNNGGPTYLFDGINALKPAMIAAATKNARDAAEQFARDAGSRLGGIQRASQGVFEILPRDKAPMLQADKQINKTVRVVATLEYRLE